CGACCGACGCGAGCCATTTCTCGTAGTAGGTCATGGAAAGGTAGTCCGCCGGCGGCAGGTTTTCGATCGAGTGGCGACCGGCGTCGATGTTCCACCGGCGCCAGAAGCCCATCAGCAGGCGCAGGGCCATGACCCGCGCTTCCCAGTCGTGATGGAAAGGCGGCTCGTCGGGCTCGATCGCCAGGGGGCCGAAGCCTTCCATGCCGCCGAGGTCGTGGACTCCGTCCATCAGGTGCCTCCCGGCTCGGCCGCAAAGCCCGTACCGACCATCGAGTCACGGGTCACCAGGCCCGCCAGGGCCTCTTCGGAAAGGCCTTCGGTACCGGATGGGCGTTGCGGGATCACGAGGTAGCGGATCTCGGCGGTCGAGTCCCAGACCCGGATCTCTATCTCATCGCCCAAAGTTACACCGAATTCGGCCAAGACGCCGCGCGGATCGCGCACCACCCGGGCGCGGTACTCCGCCGACTTGTACCAGACCGGCGGTACGCCGAGCACCGGCCAGGGATAGCAGGAGCAGAGGGTGCAGACGACGATGTTGTGCACATCGACAGTGTTCTCGACCGCCACCATGTGCTCGCCTTGCAGCCCGGAGTAGCCGAGTTCGGCGATCGCCGCCGTGGCGTCTTCGCGCAGCCACTTGAGGTAAGCCGGATCGCTCCAGGCCTTGGCGACCACCCTGGCGCCGTTCTGCGGACCGATCTTGTTCGAGAAGGCGTCGACGATGGCGTCGATGGCTTCGGGGTCGACCAGACCCTTATCGACTACCAGCGTCTCGATGGCGCGCACCCGCAAGGCCGGCTCGGACGGCAGGAGCGCATGAGCGTGCTCGTGAGCCATAATGTC
The nucleotide sequence above comes from Kiloniellales bacterium. Encoded proteins:
- the nthA gene encoding nitrile hydratase subunit alpha is translated as MAHEHAHALLPSEPALRVRAIETLVVDKGLVDPEAIDAIVDAFSNKIGPQNGARVVAKAWSDPAYLKWLREDATAAIAELGYSGLQGEHMVAVENTVDVHNIVVCTLCSCYPWPVLGVPPVWYKSAEYRARVVRDPRGVLAEFGVTLGDEIEIRVWDSTAEIRYLVIPQRPSGTEGLSEEALAGLVTRDSMVGTGFAAEPGGT